In one Lycorma delicatula isolate Av1 chromosome 5, ASM4794821v1, whole genome shotgun sequence genomic region, the following are encoded:
- the LOC142325781 gene encoding general transcription factor II-I repeat domain-containing protein 2-like has translation MSLSRNTVMRRTEGMSRNLEDILHENINKCVVLSLQFDESTVYIGTTQLCVFIRMVFDDMLVTEELLTIIPMHDRTRGQDIFDLFQNYIARTNFPICKLVSTTTDGAPAMIGNKSGFVALCKGDDDIPNFIDYHCIIHTQILCSKVLKFNRVMDVAFKIVNSIRSKSLSRRQFRALLNECGEEHNELLFHTDVRWLSHATFLARFRELLPQITSYLQSKGDSYPQLNDQEWFLDLTFFCDVTEKLNRLNQQLQGKGKTIIHMINILKSFKEKLNMLAMQLKRRDLKRYQNLADESKNNKTVAYDKYADVIGMLLNEFDRRFLKLSELEDIACFLSYPFNDIDVESLAQKLHNFLNTTNVAELEEEILNIKCDINLKAMVSDSNFWKLISKDKYPNIWTIVARFNAFFGSTYLCESAFSYMNAIKTKQRSQITDLHFESCLRIALSSYEPNFKKLAALMQCQVSSK, from the coding sequence ATGTCGTTATCGCGAAATACAGTTATGCGTAGAACAGAAGGAATGAGCCGAAATCTTGAAGACATTTTacatgaaaacattaataaatgcgTTGTATTATCGCTGCAGTTTGACGAATCTACGGTCTATATCGGTACTACacaattatgtgtttttattcgAATGGTTTTCGATGATATGTTGGTTACAGaagaattattaactattattccGATGCATGATCGCACAAGAGGTCAAGAtatctttgatttatttcaaaattatattgcaCGAACAAATTTTCCAATCTGCAAGTTGGTATCAACAACCACTGACGGGGCTCCAgcaatgattggcaacaaaagtGGCTTCGTTGCTTTGTGTAAAGGTGATGATGACATTCCAAATTTTATTGACTATCATTGTATCATACATACTCAAATATTATGTTCAAAAGTGTTAAAATTCAATCGTGTTATGGATGTTgcgtttaaaattgtaaattccaTAAGATCTAAAAGTTTGTCACGTCGTCAGTTTCGCGCTTTGCTGAATGAATGCGGTGAAGAACACAATGAACTATTATTTCATACTGATGTAAGATGGTTAAGTCATGCTACATTTTTAGCAAGATTTAGAGAACTTCTGCCACAAATAACCTCATATTTACAATCTAAAGGTGATTCATATCCGCAATTAAATGATCAAGAATGGTTTCTCGATCTTACTTTTTTCTGtgatgttactgaaaaattaaaccgATTAAATCAGCAACTACAGggtaaaggtaaaacaataatacatatgATTAACATTTTGAAgtcatttaaggaaaaattaaatatgcttgCGATGCAACTAAAGCGTCGTGATTTAAAACGCTATCAAAATCTGGCAGatgaatctaaaaataacaaGACTGTTGCTTACGACAAATATGCTGATGTTATTGGAATGCTTCTAAATGAATTTGATAGAAGATTTCTCAAACTAAGTGAACTTGAAGATATTGCCTGTTTTTTATCTTACCCGTTTAATGACATCGACGTTGAAAGTCTTGCACAGAAACTTCACAATTTTCTTAATACTACAAATGTAGCAGAATTAGAAgaagaaatactaaatattaaatgcgATATAAATCTAAAAGCAATGGTTTCAGATAGCaatttttggaaattaataagcaaagataaatatccaaatatttggaCAATTGTTGCTCGTTTCAATGCCTTCTTTGGCtccacatatttatgtgaatccgCATTTTCTTATATGAATGCGATCAAAACAAAACAGCGATCGCAAATAACGGATCTACATTTTGAGTCGTGCTTAAGAATTGCTTTAAGTTCATAtgagccaaattttaagaaacttgCTGCTCTTATGCAATGCcaagtttcatccaaataa